The Dongia rigui genome includes the window GGCGCTGATTATGCCCGCGACCTGTTCGTTCAGGGCGAAGAGGCGGCTATCGTCGCGGCGAGAAAACTACTGGGTGATACGTTCGGGGCCGAAATTGCCGGCAATATCGCCGCGGCTAAGGCAACGCAATGGGTTGCCAATCCCTGGGTGGGCGGCGGCTATTCATCACTGAAGCCCGGCGGCGGCGAAGCGCGAGCGGATCTTGCAAAGCCCGTCGACAACCGCCTGTTCTTTGCCGGCGAAGCTACCTCGCCGGATGCCTTCACGACCGCTCATGGCGCGCGCAAGAGCGGTATCGACGCCGTCAACACCATCGTGGCGGCGTTATCCAATTGAAGGTCCGGACTAGCCCGCACCATCTCCCTCCGCTAATCTCACGCCATGCAATCTTCATGTGATTTGGTCATCATCGGCGCGGGTGCTGCGGGATTGGCCGCCGCGAGAGCCGCCCGCGACGCCGGGCTCAATATCGAAGTCGTCGAAGCCGCGTCGCGCATCGGCGGGCGCGGGTATACCGACCTGACCACGTTTCCGGCACCCTTCGACCTGGGTTGCCAATGGCTGCATGCCGCGACGATCAACCCCTATACCAAGGCCGCCGACCGCCTCGGCTTCCGCTACCGCAAGAGCAATTTCAACTACCGCATCCATGACGGCAAATGGTGGCTGAACGAGCGGCTTGTCGACGAATTCGGTCAGAGCCTCGCCGCCACCTATGACCGCATCGCCGCCGCGGGTGCTGCCGGAGATGACGGACCGGCGGCCCGTTCCATCGACCCGGCGGATGACTGGGCCCCCCTCTTCCGCCGCGCCTATACCGGTTACATGGCCTGGCCGCCCGAGGAGGTCTCGACCTACGACACCTCGCGCTTCCATTTCACCGATGAGGACTGGCCGGTCGAGGACGGCTATGGCGCGCTCATCGCCGCGGAAGGTGCCGATATCGAGGTCAATCTCGACTGCCCGGTGAAATCGATCGATTGGGGCAGCAACGAGGTGATGGTCGGCACGGCGCGCGGCATGATCTTCTGCCGGGCTGTGCTGGTCACGGTGTCCATTGCCGTGCTGAAGGCCGAGCGGATCAAGTTTTTCCCGCTGCTACCGGATTGGAAGCTGGATGCGCTCGACCGCCTGCAGATGGGCCATGCGGAGAAGGCCGGCTTCTGGCTGAAGCGGGATATCTTTGCCGGCATGGATCCGCATTTCGCCATGCTGAACTGGGAAGACGCCCCCACCGCCGGTTTCCTGTGCAAGCCCTTCGACCGGCCCATGGTGACGATGTTCGCGAGCGGCCCCTTTGCGCGCGATCTTTTCGCGCAAGGGTCCGATGCTGCCATCGCGGAGGCCAGATCCCTGCTCACCAAGGTCTTCGGCGCCGACATCCAGAAGGAGATCGTCACCGCCTGCGCCACCAATTGGGTCAACGACCCCTATATCCTTGGCGCTTATTCGGTCCTCTCGCCCCATGGCGGCGAGGCCCGGGCGGAACTCGCACAGCCGATCGAGAACCGCGTCTTCTTTGCCGGCGAGGCCGCCTCCAGCGACGGCTTCTCGACCGCGCACGGCGCCTATAACAGCGGCATGGCGGCCGTCGATCTCATTACCAAGGCCTTGAAATAAGGCGGCCTTTCAAGACTCTGAGCCGTAATGCTAGAGTTCGCCCGTCCTTTCCGGGGGAAGACGGCGCATGGGGTTCGTGAACAGCATCGGCAGCTTCTTCGGGCGCATCGCGCGCGCGAAATTCGGCCGTATTGAAGGCATCATCATCCCCATTGCCCTGCTGATGGCGGCGCTGACCTTGCGCACCTACGACCCGCCCATGGTTCAGCAGATGCGCAATATCGTGTTCGACAACTATCAGCGCATCACGCCGCGCCCTTATGACCCGACCGTGCCAATCCGCATCGGTGATATCGACGAAAAAAGCCTCAATATCTTTGGCCAATGGCCGTGGTCGCGCTCGCAGATGGCGCGCATCATCGATCGCCTGCGCGAGCTTGGCGCCGCCGTTGTGGCACTCGACATCATCTATGCCGAATCGGATCGCACCGCACCCGCGGCGGTCGCCAAGAACCTGCCGGATGACGGCAGCTTCGACGCAGCCAAGCAGATGCTGCTGAAACTGCCGGATCCCGACCAGGATCTCGCCCAGTCGCTGGCACAGATTCCGACGGTGGTTCCCTTCGCGGCCCTCGGTGCCGATCCGCAACGGCCGCAGATGCTTCCATTGCGCAAAGCGGGTTATGCCTTCGCGGGCGACAATCCGGATCAATTCATCGCGCCCTGGCGGTATTGGGTGTCGTCGCTGCCGGAACTCGAAAAGACCGCCGCCGGCATCGGCTCGGTGAATGCCGACCCGGACCCGGACGGCATCATCCGCCAGGTGTCGCTGTTCCTGAAGCTGCCGGATCCGGGCAACCCGACGCCTTACTATCCGTCGATGGCCGCCGAAACGCTGCGCATCGCGCAAGGGCAGACGACCTATGCCATCAAATCCTCTGGTGCCAGCGGGGTGATATCCTTCGGCGAACACACCGGGATCTCGGTCGTGAAAATCGGCCAGGCCCTGGTGCCGACCACGCCCCAGGGCGCTGTAATTCTCTATGATTCCGGCCATCAGGCCGAGCGTTTCTTTTCGCTGGCCGATCTGATGTCGCCGGATTTCGATCCCAGCATCGTCGCTGGCCGGATCATCTTCATCGGCAGTTCGGTCGAAGGTTTGAAGGATTACAAACCGACACCCAACGACGAGTCGATGACCGGGGTCGAGATCCATGCCCAGATTGCCGAGCAGATTTTCAGCAGCAAATATCTGCAGCGACCAGATTGGGCGGATGGATTGGAATGGGTCACCCTCACCGTTCTTGGTGCCGTTCTCACAATCCTCGCGCAGTTGCGGCGAGCACTTGTTGGCTTCGGCATAGCGGCCTTCGGCATCCTCGGATCCTTTGGCGCATCCTATTACATGTTTCAGTATCAGGGGTTCCTGCTCGACCCGCTCTATCCCGCCGGGGCTGCCTTCCTGATCTTCGTGACCGCGACGCTCATCGGTTATGTCCGCACCGAGCAGGAGAAGGCGCAGGTGCGCGGGGCGTTTTCGCTTTACCTGTCGCCGGTGCTGGTCGACCAGGTCTCAAAGAACCGCGAGCAGTTGAAGCTGGGTGGCGAGAATCGCGATCTCACTGTGATGTTCTGCGATATCCGCGGCTTCACCAAAATGTCGGAAGGCTTGGATCCACAGCAGCTGACTCATGTGATCAACCAGTTCCTCACCCCCATGACCGATATCATCCAGGCCAATGGCGGCACGATCGACAAGTATATCGGCGATTGCATCATGGCGTTCTGGAACGCCCCGCTCGACATTCCGCAGCATGAGCGCAAAGCCGTGCTGGCCGCCTATGGCATGCGCAGCGAACTGGTGCGATTGAACGAGACGCTGGCGGCAGAGGCGGCGGCGACGGGCGCCAAGAAGATCGAGATCAAGATCGGCATCGGCCTCAACACCGGCATCGCCTGCGTCGGCAATATGGGGTCGAAGCAGCGCTTCGGCTATTCGGCGCTGGGCGACACGGTCAACACCGCCTCGCGCCTGGAGAGCCTGTCACCGGCCTATTTCGTCGATCTGGTGCTGGGCGAGGAAACCGCAGCGGCGGCGCCCGATTTCGCCCTGCTGGAGCTGGATCAGGTGCGTGTCAAAGGCAAGAACGTGCCGGTGCGCATCTATACCGGTTTGGGTGATGAAAAGGTGGCGCAGTCCAACAGCTTCGTCGCCTTGAAGAGCCTGCACGACGCGATGCTGGCGGCCTATCGCCACCAGTCCTGGTCATCGGCCAAGGCGTCGCTGGCGCTGGCACGCGAGGCGGCACCAGAATCGCTCGGCCGTTTCTATGACATGTACGAAGCCCGCATCGCCGAATACGCCGCCAATCCGCCACCCGAAGATTGGGACGGCGTCTATGTGGCGATGACGAAGGGTGGGTAAACGAAGGCCTCCTCGCCCCAACCCCTCTCCCCGCCGCCGACGAATGTCGGCCTTTGCCGACGGGCGGGGCGAGGGGCTTAGTGCCACACTCGGTCAGAACTCCCTCGCCCCACGAAGTGGGGAGAGGGTCGGGGTGAGGGGTACTTAATCCTCGATATCGAGGGCGTAACCGGCCGACCGCACCGTGCGGATGAGGTCGGGCAGGCCGTCGACATTGATGGCCTTGCGCAGGCGCCGGATATGGACGTCGACCGTGCGCGGCTCGACATAGATGTCGCGGCCCCAGACATGGTCGAGGAGCTGCTCGCGCGAGAAGACGCGGCCCTGGTTTTCCATCAGGAACTTCAGCAGGCGGAATTCCGTCGGCCCCAGATGCAGATCCTTGTTGTCGCGGCGGACACGGTGGGTCGCGAGATCCATTTCGAGATCGGCGTAGGTGAGGTTCTCGTCACCCGATTGCGGCCGGGCACGGCGCAGGGCCGCCTTGGCGCGGGCCATCAGCTCGGAGGGGCTGAAGGGCTTGGTCACATAATCATCGGCGCCGGTCTCGAGGCCGCGGATCTTGTCGGCTTCCTCGCCCTTAGCCGTCAGCATGATGATGGCGGCGGATTTCAAATCCGGCGTGCGGCGGATCTGGCGGCACACTTCGATGCCCGAGACCAGCGGCAGCATCCAGTCGAGGAGGATGAGGTCGGGCGTTTCTTCCCGCGCCTTCACCAGCGCTTCCTCGCCATTCATTGCCTCCACAACCCGGTAGCCTTCGGCTTCGAGGTTGTATTTGAGCAACGTCAGCAGGGCCGGTTCGTCTTCGACCACCAGCACGACGGGCTTGGCACGCCCGTCAGTTGCTGCGTCACCGCGCGGCATGTCGGCGCGGCGCGTGCGTTCAGCCATGGATCGCAACATTGGTCGTATCTCCCTTGGGTCGGGTCTCGTCGATCGGCTTGCCATGCACCAGGAAATGGACCGTTTCGGCGATGTTCGTGGCGTGGTCGCCGATACGCTCGATGTTCTTGGCAATGAACAGCAGATGGGTCGAGGCGCCGATATTGCGCGGGTCTTCCATCATATAGGTGAGCAGTTCGCGGAAGAGCGAGTTGTACATCTCGTCGATGCTCTCATCCGAGCGCCAGGCCGCGATCAGCCCTTCGGCATCGTCATTGGCATAGGCCGAGAGAACCGCGCTGATGAGCTTGATCGCCAGTTCGCCCATGCGCGGGATCGACCCCGTGGGCTTCAGCGGCGCCTGCTGGTTGAGCTGCAGCGTGCGCTTGGCAATGTTCTTGGCATAATCGCCGATGCGCTCGATATCAGCCGAGATCTTGATGGCGGCGATGACTTCGCGGAGGTCCTTGGCCATCGGCTGGCGCAGCGCCAGGATCTTGAGCGAATCCTGGGCGACCGTCATTTCCAGCGCATCGATGCCCTTGTCGCTTTCAATGACGCGCACCGCCTTGTCGGAATCGCGCCTGGCCAAGGCCTGGATGGCGTCGCCAAGCTGGGCTTCGGCGCGGCCGCCCATGGCGAGGATCTGGTCGCGCAAGCGCCGGAGTTCTTCGTCGAAGCTCTTGACGATGTGGTCGGTGGCTTTCTGGGGCATGCTGCTCTACTCCTCAGCCGAACCGGCCGGTGATATAGCCCTGGGTCCGCTCGTCCTTCGGGCTGGTGAAAATCTGTTCCGTATCGCCCCATTCGATCAGATGACCGAGATGGAAGAAGGCGGTCTTCTGGCTGACGCGGGCAGCCTGCTGCATCGAATGGGTCACGATGACGATGGTGAAGTTTTCCCGGAGTTCGTCAATCAATTCCTCGATCTTGGCCGTAGCGATCGGATCCAAGGCCGAACAGGGTTCGTCCATCAGGATCACTTCGGGGCTGACCGCAATGGCGCGGGCGATGCACAGACGCTGCTGCTGGCCGCCGGAAAGGCCGGTACCCGGCTGATCCAGGCGTTCCTTCACTTCGTTCCACAGACCCGCTTTTTCAAGGCTGGAGCGGACGATTTCGTCGAGCTCGCCCTTGGTGCCGGCCATGCCGTGGATGCGCGGGCCATAGGCGACGTTATCATAGATCGACTTCGGGAAGGGATTGGGCTTCTGGAACACCATGCCGATCCGGGCCCGCAGCATGACGACATCGAGCTTCTGGTCGTAGATGTCCTGGCCATCGAGCGTGATCTCGCCGCCGACCTTGCAGCCGTCGATGACGTCGTTCATGCGGTTGAGGCAGCGCAGGAAGGTCGATTTGCCGCAGCCCGACGGGCCGATGAGGGCGGTCACCATGCGTTCCGGCACGTCGAGATCGACGTCGAACAGGGCCTGCTTCTGACCGTAATGCACGGTCACCTTGCGGCCATGCATTTTCGCGAGTGAGGGAGAGATGGCGTTCATGGCAACTCCTACCAGCGCCGCTCGAAGCGGCGACGAACAAAGATGGCGATGGCGTTCATGGAAATGAGGAAGGCGAGCAGCACCATGATGCCGGCGCTGGTCTTTTCCACAAAGGCGCGTTCCGGGCTGTCGGCCCAGAGATAGATCTGCACCGGCAGCACGGTCGCCGGATCGGTCGGTCCATGCGGCACGTCGACGATGAAGGCGACCATGCCGATCATCAAGAGCGGCGCCGATTCACCCAAGGCGCGGGCGAGACCGATGATGGCACCGGTCATGATGCCCGGGGTGGCGAGCGGCAGGACGTGGTGCGTCACCACCTGGAGGGGCGAGGCACCGATGCCATAGGCGGCCTCGCGGATCGAGGGCGGCACGGCTTTGAGCGCGGCGCGGGTGGCGATGATGATGGTGGGCAAGGTCATCAAAGCCAGAACCATGCCACCCACCAGCGGCGCCGAGCGCGGCAGGCCGAAGACGCCGAGGAGGACCGCGAGACCCAGCAGACCGAAGAC containing:
- a CDS encoding flavin monoamine oxidase family protein, which translates into the protein MQSSCDLVIIGAGAAGLAAARAARDAGLNIEVVEAASRIGGRGYTDLTTFPAPFDLGCQWLHAATINPYTKAADRLGFRYRKSNFNYRIHDGKWWLNERLVDEFGQSLAATYDRIAAAGAAGDDGPAARSIDPADDWAPLFRRAYTGYMAWPPEEVSTYDTSRFHFTDEDWPVEDGYGALIAAEGADIEVNLDCPVKSIDWGSNEVMVGTARGMIFCRAVLVTVSIAVLKAERIKFFPLLPDWKLDALDRLQMGHAEKAGFWLKRDIFAGMDPHFAMLNWEDAPTAGFLCKPFDRPMVTMFASGPFARDLFAQGSDAAIAEARSLLTKVFGADIQKEIVTACATNWVNDPYILGAYSVLSPHGGEARAELAQPIENRVFFAGEAASSDGFSTAHGAYNSGMAAVDLITKALK
- a CDS encoding CHASE2 domain-containing protein; translation: MGFVNSIGSFFGRIARAKFGRIEGIIIPIALLMAALTLRTYDPPMVQQMRNIVFDNYQRITPRPYDPTVPIRIGDIDEKSLNIFGQWPWSRSQMARIIDRLRELGAAVVALDIIYAESDRTAPAAVAKNLPDDGSFDAAKQMLLKLPDPDQDLAQSLAQIPTVVPFAALGADPQRPQMLPLRKAGYAFAGDNPDQFIAPWRYWVSSLPELEKTAAGIGSVNADPDPDGIIRQVSLFLKLPDPGNPTPYYPSMAAETLRIAQGQTTYAIKSSGASGVISFGEHTGISVVKIGQALVPTTPQGAVILYDSGHQAERFFSLADLMSPDFDPSIVAGRIIFIGSSVEGLKDYKPTPNDESMTGVEIHAQIAEQIFSSKYLQRPDWADGLEWVTLTVLGAVLTILAQLRRALVGFGIAAFGILGSFGASYYMFQYQGFLLDPLYPAGAAFLIFVTATLIGYVRTEQEKAQVRGAFSLYLSPVLVDQVSKNREQLKLGGENRDLTVMFCDIRGFTKMSEGLDPQQLTHVINQFLTPMTDIIQANGGTIDKYIGDCIMAFWNAPLDIPQHERKAVLAAYGMRSELVRLNETLAAEAAATGAKKIEIKIGIGLNTGIACVGNMGSKQRFGYSALGDTVNTASRLESLSPAYFVDLVLGEETAAAAPDFALLELDQVRVKGKNVPVRIYTGLGDEKVAQSNSFVALKSLHDAMLAAYRHQSWSSAKASLALAREAAPESLGRFYDMYEARIAEYAANPPPEDWDGVYVAMTKGG
- the phoB gene encoding phosphate regulon transcriptional regulator PhoB, whose protein sequence is MPRGDAATDGRAKPVVLVVEDEPALLTLLKYNLEAEGYRVVEAMNGEEALVKAREETPDLILLDWMLPLVSGIEVCRQIRRTPDLKSAAIIMLTAKGEEADKIRGLETGADDYVTKPFSPSELMARAKAALRRARPQSGDENLTYADLEMDLATHRVRRDNKDLHLGPTEFRLLKFLMENQGRVFSREQLLDHVWGRDIYVEPRTVDVHIRRLRKAINVDGLPDLIRTVRSAGYALDIED
- the phoU gene encoding phosphate signaling complex protein PhoU, coding for MPQKATDHIVKSFDEELRRLRDQILAMGGRAEAQLGDAIQALARRDSDKAVRVIESDKGIDALEMTVAQDSLKILALRQPMAKDLREVIAAIKISADIERIGDYAKNIAKRTLQLNQQAPLKPTGSIPRMGELAIKLISAVLSAYANDDAEGLIAAWRSDESIDEMYNSLFRELLTYMMEDPRNIGASTHLLFIAKNIERIGDHATNIAETVHFLVHGKPIDETRPKGDTTNVAIHG
- the pstB gene encoding phosphate ABC transporter ATP-binding protein PstB; amino-acid sequence: MNAISPSLAKMHGRKVTVHYGQKQALFDVDLDVPERMVTALIGPSGCGKSTFLRCLNRMNDVIDGCKVGGEITLDGQDIYDQKLDVVMLRARIGMVFQKPNPFPKSIYDNVAYGPRIHGMAGTKGELDEIVRSSLEKAGLWNEVKERLDQPGTGLSGGQQQRLCIARAIAVSPEVILMDEPCSALDPIATAKIEELIDELRENFTIVIVTHSMQQAARVSQKTAFFHLGHLIEWGDTEQIFTSPKDERTQGYITGRFG